The sequence AATTAGcctcatgcagcagcagcagctctgaatgTCCGAGGAGCTGTTTGTCCACAGACGATCTCTCGTCAACGCGATTTAACGTCTGTACCGAACTGCGTTTGAGAGACACGGACGCAAACAGGCGATTGTCAGCCCTCCATGTTACCTGATGGTTAACATCTATATCTACTGATAACATGACGAGTGATGTGCAACCACAGATGGATGATTCAACACTGTGGTTGTGTCAAACTGTAATTAGCTCGTTTGATATCATACTAAATGGCGATTTAATCCCATCTCGTTTTTAAATCGCGGGGGGTGAACCAGCTTGTTGAAGTTAATGCGTGAATATTATAAAAGCTGCAATGTTTTCAGACACTGACATTTAATTTGTAGGTTTCTACAGTCGCAGATCGCAGCAGCCTATCACAGCGGGAGATGGCTGCTGCGTCATCACGTTCAGGATGTTGTCGCTGCCAGCGCAGTAACGCTCGATGAACTTCACAGCCAGAGGacattttacaataaaacacGTTTTAATGGCACTGATGAAGAGATCGTGTTTATCCAAACTAAGTGTTTCATCTTTTATCTTTAGCCCACAGAAGAGACGCCTCCCCGGAAGAAGGTAGGCGGGCTCTGATATAGCTGCGCTGTCATTGGTTCAAACTGCTTCCACGTTGttgtttaaatggtttaaatgtgTGCGTCTGCGGCTCAGCGGTGAAGTACGTTACTTCTTTAGAAAAACATTCACAACGTTCAcagtgaaaatatttaaaattgtatGTTCACACACTTTACAACTAACGAATTCCACACATTATTTTGGGTACAAACCAGTACAAAAGACAGGGATCATTTAAATAGACTGAATGTAAACAAATTACTACAATTATCAACGCAAAAAAATTAATACGTACAAACTGTACATGTTACGTGAGGTACAAACCAGTACAAAATACAATTCAATCAAACTGGATATACAAATATGTactttgtatatattatatacccAGTTATGaatgtaaatgaataaatacatcacgaatgtatacaaataaatatatacaaactgTACACATTATGTCAGGTACAAACCAATACACAACACAAGAGAGTTGGTGATACACAACCCAAAAGAACAAGGGGGactataaatagaaataaacaaaaataaataaaactatgaTTGCAAAAAGTATAGAATTATAAATGTTAAAGGATAATTTCATAAAGGATGTGAATAAAGCAATACATAGAAATTTTACTCATTAAGTCAGCAATAAAACTgtacacaacacaatataaGACAGCTGACAATAACAAGGgaaattataaaatgtaaaataaaaagaaacattacAACTGTGTGGCCTGTGAAATACTGTAAATGTGTCTAAATTTTACAATTCCTACATAAGAAATTACATGTCACGTGATCTTTTATGACATATTGTCACCAGGAAGTGGGTTGTGACACTGCTGAGGGTGGATAACAGTAAAGTATTGCTTAATAAAGATATACGTCTTAGTCCTGCTGTTTATTCTCATTCACTGATCCAAACACCACATCTCGAACCCTCTCGTTACACAGCAGATGTTACATAACTTATAGCATATAGGCCTGttatgcatgtttttttaaagctttattgGTTCACAGATCACAGAGTTAAGAAGATGGTGACCAAGAGGATACGCTCGGAGTACATGAAGAAATTCAAAGACCCCAAATGGGAGACCTACACCAAGTGTTATGAGGAGATGCTGAAGTACAGGCTGACACGCCGGCTgctggagcaaacacacaacccctGGTTCTGGAGCGGCTCAGATAGTGATTCAGACTCAGCTGGAAGaagtcctccccctcctcccattAATAACCAGGTACAGGATGAAACCGAGCTGGTGGAGTGTCATGGGGCGAGGACGGACAAACAGCCGGAGCTGCACGACAGCCCTGCAGGGCCTGTACCCAGACTTCACATTCAGGAGCAGGAAAATGGAGGTAGCTCTGAGTTTTAAATATGACTGTATAAACATAGTGGTATGTTTGTTTGCTACTTTTCaatatgtgtctctctcttcaggCTCCCAACTTGATGGTGTCAAACAGAGGAGAGtaccagaggaggagagggaggagcagagagccagcagcagaggcagTAAACAGTTAGCAGTTTCCCACAGAGTGCGAGACCAAGGTAATTCTGAGGATATCATACATGCCTGTTGGCCGAGAAATGTAATGGTATTTCAAACTAAAGATGCAATATAATTATTACCTCCAAAAtggagatttgttttttatctgcaattgtttgttagttagcaggattaagcaaaaactaccAGACAGGACACTaggaaacttgatggaaggatgcagtatgggttaCAGAAGAACCAATTAAGTTTTGGTGTGAATCCAGAAattatttgtctctttctttataGACCGTGTGAAGCATAATCAGTCAATTGTCTCTTAACATGCTGTACGTGTCAGTAAGGGATTATTGAAAACATGGGAAAGGAACTGCAGTCCCTGGTTCCGTTTGTCTGAgctgtgtgacagcagcagagaatcGCTGATTTTATCATGATTTTGAACCTTATGTTATATACTTGCCAATTTTTAAGTAATCAAATATGCTTGGGTTGTTGATTAGACATTACTCTGTTATGTGACAAAcccagaaaatatatttttcattgcTTTAGCattgcatttttcaacattgatttctcagagacttGTATGTTCATCTTGAAGTAAAAATTCAGACATATTATGGGGGTACAAAGGTGTTAATGCAGTTTCagtagtgttgtttttttttcagctgctgtAGGGTAACTAATAGGGGTTGAGACCTGTAACTTCCACCAATGTATGGCTTAGAAACATAATGTGACATTGGCTCCCCCTTTTGGAGAAAGAATGGGAAAGGATAATTATCTTCCTTCAGTCAGTATAAACAGTATCTTACTTTATGTATATGTAAATTAATGTAAAGCTTCTGTCAAACGTCCAGTATATGTAGTCAAAAAATAAAGGAATCATGTTTTACCTACCGAAACATGCACAGGTACACATGAAAGCAACAGGAACTAGTTTGTTACTTGGAATTAAATAATCAAGACAACAGTCATGAGCTATGTCTCAAACATACGTTGAACTAAACTGCGGACCCATTACTTAGTATAACAAAATGTAGAGTCTCAGGTTTTGACCATTTTGCATCATTCTGTTGGTAACAT comes from Platichthys flesus chromosome 1, fPlaFle2.1, whole genome shotgun sequence and encodes:
- the ccsapb gene encoding centriole, cilia and spindle-associated protein, with product MVTKRIRSEYMKKFKDPKWETYTKCYEEMLKYRLTRRLLEQTHNPWFWSGSDSDSDSAGRSPPPPPINNQVQDETELVECHGARTDKQPELHDSPAGPVPRLHIQEQENGGSQLDGVKQRRVPEEEREEQRASSRGSKQLAVSHRVRDQDAGQHRLQQSKPPKSSKQTWVSHRVRPAPSRQPKEESKGSRHSFALYASGEKHADIGAMKTHNVGPTASTTEIHESALRAKTRREVERQIQTHRAERRKAKSVELAKPRKVVQPEFNPWITEYMRCFSAR